CCACGCCCCAAATTACCATTTCTTGACCATCTTGAAAATGAATATCAGGAAATTCAGGATTTTCTGCTTGTAACCATCTACGATCACCCTCGATCATCAGGCGCTTTACAGTAAAATCATTATCGACCAAAGCCACAACAATATTACGATTTTTTGCTTCGATACTGCGGTCTACAATCAAATCATCATCAACATCGATGCCTGCGCCTAGCATGGATAAAGAAGCCACTTTGACCACAAAGGTTGTATTGGGGTTTCTGATTAAATATTCGTTAAAGTCAATCGATTGCTCTGTGTAGTCCTGCACAGGAGAAGGTAAGCCAGCTGCAATTTTGCTTTGTGCTAGTGGAATAGATGCTGTGCTTTTACATTCAAAAATAGCAATAGATGCGACTTCACGTACTTTTTGTTTTTGTGCTTTGTTCGTTAAATATTGTTTTACTTCATTGACCTGAGATTTTGGCACATGAACAATTTCAGTTTCTTCTGTAGAAGTTTGTGCATTTTTTACTTCACTCGTCGTACTCAAATTACTTAAATTCGTCATGTCTTTATTCTTAATTAACTCAGTCTTGCCAAAGTCTATCTTGATCAATTCTGAATATCAAATTTAAAAAATATTGATTTTCAATAAGATATGTAAAAAAACATTTAAAATGAATTTTTCATAATTTTGTACAGATATATGTCATACAATGTCATTACATTATATTTTACTTTATTTTTTTATGATAAAAATCAATGTGAAACTCATGTTTGATTATGTTGAGATGGAGTGCTTAGAGTACAAATGAGTAATAAAAATAAAGCAGATGGTACTGAAATAACCCTGTTCAAGCTAAAATTTTACTTTTAAAAAGAGCATGAGATCATTACAGTAAATACTTAGCTAAAAAATTGAGTCATTCATGAAATGGGATGAAATTGGTGAGCAACCTTGCCCAATTGCACGTACTTTATCGGTGATTGGTGATCGTTGGACTTTTTTGATTATTCGTAATGCATTTATGGGAATGCGCCGTTTTGATGATTTTCAGCAAAACTTGGGGCTTACACGCCATATCTTATCAGCACGTTTAAAGCGTTTGGTCGAGCATCAGGTATTGGTAAAAACGCCTTATAAGGATCGCCAGCAGCGTTTTGAATATTGTTTGACTGAAAAAGGGCGAGCACTTTATCCAGTCTTGTTGACGATGGCGGATTGGTCAAATCAATGGATGGATATCGCACATGAACCGATCGTGCATTTTGTACATCGTCCATGTCAGCATGTGCTTAAACCTGTTTTGGTTTGTTCAGATTGTGGTGTGTTATTAGACGCACAGCAGATTAAACCTGTTTTTAATCTGGATTTTATGCAAAAAATGATCAAGAAACAGGCTTAAAGTGACGAGTAAATCATGATTACAAACAATTTGCAGGTTTAGGAATACCTGCCAAACGACTTAAATGGCGTGCAACCAAACCCGTTTGAAATTTGTCTTGTAGTAGAGCATTGTTGATGTCAGCGCTGACACTTTTCATTAAAAATTTAATTAAAGGGCGTGTCGCAGGAGAATGTCCAAATTGGTGATAAAACTGACGCACTGCTTGTAAAACTTCAAAATGCCAAGCGGTTAATTCTAAATTTAGACTTTGTGCCAGTTGTTGTGCAACATCTTCATTCCAAATTGTATAATCGACTAAGTGACCATCTTGATCGAGTTCTAAATTCATAAAATAGCCTAACTGTCTAAGCGAAAATGAGTTCACTCATTTTGATTGGGAGAAATAGATTATTTTAAACTGATGCAACGTTTAAAGTCTAAAACTAAGTCAGCAAAAGTAGCATAAGTAAGAGTTTGCACATTTTGACTCAATGGTGTTGCAAGCAAATCCAAATCTGTTTCAAGTACATATACGGTAGTGTGTTGTTGTATACGTGCATCTTGAACGAACAAAATCGCATCCCCCATCAGTACCACTGCATCGTTTGCGTTTGACATGCTTGCCCACTGTTCTAAACAGGCAGAAGTTTTGCCAAATTCCGATTGGATTAAAAATAAAGTGTGTTGTGACATGTTTAATTTCTCATTTTTAAACTGAATAGTAGCGTTTATTACCAATACAACACATGATCAAAATCTTGAATAAATTGGGGATTTAAATCAATAAATTCAATTTCCTGTTGTGATTGCGTAACAAAAATTGAGTTTTTATCCTTATTTTCTACTAAAATAGGAGTTAAATCGTAAAACTCAAAACTATCCAACATGTTAGAAGCAAGTTTAAACGCATGTTTCACTTGATCAAAGACCTGTTCAGATTTTAGTAAACTGAGTGCACCATTTTGTAGTAAGACTTTGACTTTGCTGCCAAAAGTTGCGAGCACCATGGTCGCAGCAATACTTTCATTGACCTGCAAGGAGGTGAGGTTGGTTTGGGTTAAAATAACAAGTACAGTTTTCACACAATTTACCTTTGAATTGCAACACTTAAATAATAATAACATCCTAGAATTGAAGTAGACGGTCACAGGACTCAACTGCATCAGCAAGTTCACCTAGACCGACCAACTCAAAGCCTTCAGCAAGATTATGTGTTGAGATTTGATGTCGCTTGGCATTTTCTAGATCTGTGATGCCACGTGCTAGTGCAGCACTCACGCAGACAGGTAAACGGATTGCTAATTTCTGCCATTCACTGCACACATTTCGTTGATCATCGGGGAACCATTGCAATTGATTCGCAACGGATACACCATCTTGATAAAAGAAGACACGAAATTCTTGCTTTTTTGCATGTAGTGCTTGTGCTAAACCTAAGGCATGCCAAGCATGAATAGAGGTAGGTGCAGAGGTAATTAGTAATAAAGTACTCATTGAAACTTCACTTGAAGATTAGATGATAAAGACAGCATCATTTACACTTGATAACAATAGGTAGTATACAATGATTTTAGTGACTGGTGGTTTAGGCTTTATAGGCTCGCATGTGGTGATTAGCTTGCTTGCTCAGGGGCAAGAGGTCGTCATTGTGGATAACTTAGCCAATGCAAATTTACAAACATTAGAACGCCTTGAATATATTGCAGGAATGTATATATTCCATTTGTAAAAATCGATGTTCGAAACACGCCCGCATTAAATAAAGTATTTGAACAATATTCAATTGATGCTGTAGTACATACCGCAGGTTTTAAATCACTTGAAGAATCCAAACTAAAACCACTTGAATATTATAATGATAATGTAAGTTGTATCATGAGTTTATTACGTTCTATGCAGCGTACAGGGGTACGAAGTTTGGTGCATTTATCTAGCTTAGCGGTGTATGGAAAATCCAGCTTAGCATTGAATGAACAACTTGATTTTAACTATTCGTATCCAAATCCTTATATCAAATCACAACAAATGATTGAAGAGATTATTCAAGATACCTGTAAGACTGACAATGAATGGTGTATTGCAATTTTACGTTTAGGGAATATTGTCGGTGCATTTGAACATGGTGTGTTAGGTGAGTTTGTTAACCCATTGCCTAAAAACATTGTCCCAATGCTGTTGCAAGTTGCTGCGGGGCAACGAGATGTTATAGAACTCCAAGACCAAGCAAACACCACAGATGGTACTGTAGAGCGTAGTTTTGTGCATGTGTTGGATGTTTGTGAAGCTGTGCATGCCAGTTTATTTTGGTTGCAAAACCAATTGAATATTTGTGAAGCTTTTGATATTGCGGGTGAGCAAAGTTCGATTCGAAATTTAATTACTTGTGTGCAAGAAGTCACTGCTGCTGAGATTACAACGATTGACGCTGCATATAAATATGAAGAACTCGCACAAATAGGTTCAAACAGCACCAAAGCAGAAAGTATTTTAAAATGGGCAGCAAAACGTTCATTGCAAAACATGATTCAGGACGAATGGAAGTTTTATCAAAATACCTTGAACAATGGCTAGGCTGTTAGTACAAAGGGTAAATAGAGAATTGATTACTTGATAATGATTATTATTTACATTTTTGGTTTTGCCGCTTATTATAGATAAATCAAGACATTGACGCTTTGATCGGTCAATGCCCATTATTTCAGTTTGACAAGAGGTGAGTATGCAGACACGTATTGAACATGACACCATGGGCGATGTAGAAGTCCCAAGTGAAGCACTATGGGGCGCACAAACTCAGCGCAGTATACAAAACTTTAAAATTGGGCATGAACATTTACCTCGCCCTATGATTCAAGCAATGGGTTTAGTCAAAAAAGCGGCAGCAATGACCAATGCTGAACTGAAGCAAATTCCAGCTGAGCTTGCAAATTATATTGTGGATGCTGCAAATGAAGTCATTTCTGGACAATGGGACAGTCAATTTCCTTTAGTGGTGTGGCAAACAGGTTCTGGTACGCAAAGTAATATGAACTGTAATGAAGTCATTGCCAATATTGCCAACCAAAAATTAGGTAATCCATTAGGCTCACAAAAACCTGTCCATCCGAATGATCATGTCAACCGTGCGCAATCGACCAATGATTCATTTCCAACCGCGATTCATGTCGCAGCTGCGTTACACATTAATGAGTTATTGATTCCTGCGGTTAAGCGTTTGCGTGATACACTCAACTTAAAATCACAAGAATTTCAAGATATTGTTAAAATTGGACGTACCCATTTACAAGATGCAACGCCGTTGACTTTAGGACAAGAATTTAGCGGCTATGTACAACAACTCGACAATGGTATCAAACGTTTAGAACAAGCCTTGGTTTGGTTGTATGAGTTGCCACTGGGTGGTACGGCTGTGGGGACAGGGCTCAACGCACACCCAGATTATGCAGAGAAAGCCGCAGCACAATTGGCACTATTAACAGGTTTACCGTTTGTTACCAATCCAAATAAATTTGAAGCATTGGCTGGGCGAGATGCTGCTGTATTTGCCTCAGGTGCACTGAAAACATTGGCAGCAAGTTTAAATAAAATTGCCAATGATATTCGTTGGTTGGCGAGTGGTCCACGTTGCGGTCTGGGTGAAATCCATATTCCTGAAAATGAGCCTGGTTCAAGTATCATGCCAGGCAAGGTTAATCCAACCCAATGTGAAGCCATGACTATGGTGGTTGCCCAAGTCATGGGGAATGACACGACCATTAACTTTGCAGGTGCCTCAGGTAACTTTGAGTTAAATGTTTATATGCCTGTGATTGCGTTTAATTTAATTCAATCGATTCAGCTATTAGGTGATGCATGTAATAGTTTTGATGAGCATTGTGCAATCGGTATTGAGCCAAATCGTGAAAAGATAGACTATTTCCTACATAACTCATTGATGCTCGTCACCGCATTAAACCCTGTGATTGGTTATGAAAATGCAGCGAAAGTCGCAAAAACTGCTTATAAACAAGGTAAAACTTTAAAAGAGGTTGCAGTTGAATTAGGTCTTGTCACGGCTGAGCAGTTTGATGATGTGGTACAACCTGAAAAAATGGTGCATCCAAATGCCAAGTAAGCAGCATAACTAATCACAATCTGTACAGAAATCATCAGCAATAGTTTCTATCTAGAAATGAAGTGCGTACAATACGCATTAGAATTTTATTGCTGATGATTGGTTATGCTAGATATATATTTGACGGATGTTCAAAAAAATGTTCAATTTAAGGATTATCCGGGTGAACATCCTGTTAAATTTATTTTGAATTTTAAAAAGATTTTTCCAAGTGTCATGGAGTTGTTATTGCCTGTGCTTCCTTCAGATGAAGACTTGGAAAAAATGACATGGGAATCGACTACGCAAGATTTTGCAACATTTAAGCTGCTCCTCAGTGGTTGGGGTGTGATTGAATTGCGTTTAAATGCAATTGGTCAATTTAAAGATAAAAACTATGCTGACCAATTGGTGAAAAAAGCCCAAGCTAAACGTAAAGAATTTGCCAAAGCGCAAAAGCAGCTTTCAACGGTTGAGTTAGATTATTTATTTATGCATGAGATTCATGCTTTGATTGATGCCGAATTAGTTGAGCTTGGTGAAAAATTCTATTTACCGACTTTGCGTGATTTGTGGAAGGATCAAGTGAAAGCCAATGTGTTAAATGCTAAATTTTAACTGAATATGTGTGCTTATTTTTAATATACGTTTGTTGTTTGATGAATATTTAAAATGCCAATGAGTCTGTGTACTGCATTGGCATTTTTTATGTGCTTTTATACTTTAAATGCAATTTATATGCTTATTTTTTATAAGCTTAACCATGTATTTCGAGATATTTTTTGTTTTAATAATGCCTTAGAAAAGGCAAATGATGATGATATTGATTGTTTAATTTTTATAAATAATTGTAGCGCTTGGTCTCGTATTTCCCCGAGGAAATACCAAAGGAATTTCAATAATGTCGAATCATTTTTTAGATTTAATTAAAAATGGACGAACAATTTATGCGATTGGACGCCGTGTTGAGCAAACACCTGAGCAGTTAACTGCCTTAATTCAAAATGCAATCAAGCAAAGTCCATCTTCGTTTAACTCCCAGTCTTCTCGTGCTGTGATTTTATTTAATGCAGAGCATGAAAAGTTTTGGGAATTTGTCAAAGAAAAACTACAAGCCTACAGTAAAGATGAAGCCAGTGCTGCAAAAACCAATGCTCGTATTGACAGCTTTAAAGCAGGTTTTGGCACAGTTTTATTTTTTGAAGATTTAGATGTTGTAAAAAGTTTGCAAGCTCAGTTTCCATCCTATGCGGATAATTTCCCAATTTGGGCGGAACATTCAACAGCGATTGCACAGTTTGCTACATGGACGGCTTTAAACACGGAAGGTCTAGGTGCATCATTACAACATTATAATCCGATTGTAGATGAGCAAGTTCATGCTGAGTGGGATATTCCTGCGAGTTGGAAATTGCGCGCACAATTCGTCTTTGGTTCTATTGAAGCACCTGCAACAGAAAAAACATATATTGAAGATCAAGTACGTTTTAAAGTTTTTAAATAGTTTTCATTGATTTTTATATTGTCAGTAAAACGAGTGATTGATCACTCGCTTTTGTATACATGATATTACTGCTGATTTATGATTGTTATATCATACTATTGTTTTTGCAAAATTATATAAATGACTAAGCTACGACATCGTAAACATCACAAAAAATTTGATCCCAATAAAATTCATTTACATCATTTAAGACAGCAGTGGATGGAACAACAGGTTATAGAAAGCCAATTACGCAAAGATCAAACTTTTAAAACTAAGTATTATAAACAGCAGTTTGATTTACCACTCAAGGGTAAGCCTGCTTATGTTGTGAGTATGATCATTAAATATTTTATTTTGGTTTTTATTTTGCAATTAATCTTTTTTGTGTGGATTGTTTTTTACACAATTTTTGAAGATGTATTTGAGTTTATCAAATTCCTTGATCCTGAGGTATTTATGGAGGTACATACCACCATCTTTTTGAGTCTGTTGTTGGTTTTACCGATTTTTATTTTGTTTTATAGAAATATATCTACATCTCAATCCAAAGCAATCATCCAAAACTTTCAGATTTACCCTGATACTGTCGCGATTCTTTTTACAGATGGTTCAACTGAGCAGATCCATTATTGTGATATTGATTCTGTTCATATGGTCTCAGTAGGAAAAACACATCAGATGGAAATACGCTATACCTTAGCACATAAGAAGGAATTACAAGATTATCCTCGAATGTTTGAATTGGATTTTACGTTCAAGAAAGTATTTTTTCTCAAAAATAAATATCAAATGTATAGTGCTTTTTTACAACAACTACAAATTAAAAATCCAAGTGCACGTATTTATACAGGGTCTTGGTATAAGTCTTATTTAAATATGGAGAACTTTCAGCTCAATGAAAGGCGTTTATTGTTCTTGAAATGGTCAAATATCTTATTTTGGCTTGTATTTGTTGTCATGACATTTGCTGTGATTTTTTATCCTGCTTATCAGCATCTTCTATAATTCGTCGTGATTTATATCTTTTGCTAGAGAAAAGATGAATGTCTTGGATTTTATAGAATGAATCTTCAAGCATTTTTCTTTAGCATAAAAATATATATCTATTGCTAAAAAAAGAATAAAGATACTTTGAAAACATGCAAATATAGACTATAGTAGAAATGTAAAGTCGAGTGATATGCTTGGTTTTTAATCAATGAGAAAGCTATGATGTTTAGCCTCACCGTGATTTAAAGATCAACTGAAGATGTCGCTCTTACCTTTGATCCAATAAATGGGCAATCGATTGTGTTAAGACGTAGTGGGCTGTTGCTTGCATGTGCGACAGTATTGTTACAGCTTGCGGTTTTTTTACAGCCGTTACTTCCTGAGCAATATCAGATTGCTCCGGTTTGTGAGCACATTACTCATTCGCTTTTGCATCCTGACCAAGCGACTTCAAATATACATCAAAGCAGCTTTATTCATCATTTTCTCCATCTTGATCAGTTTGATGCTGAGCAACAAGCCGAAAATCATCAAAAGCAGCCACATTCGAGTCATCATCATGACAGTAACCATCAATGTCAGTATTGCGTGGTTTATGGCAATTTGGTTTTACCGCCCGAGCTCGGTGTAAAAGAAATTTTAGATCGAATACAAATTCGTTTGATTGCGTATAGCAAAAACCATCAACATGTTTATTTCGCTTTACAGCGATTATATCTCCTACCACAAGGTCGAGCTCCACCTACCTTATTTACATAACTTGATGTCGTGAGTTGTGTTTTATCTACGTCTTTGTGGCGCTGAAAACAACAACTTAATTTCCGAATTTTATGTAGAGATTGATTATGCAAGCTTTATTATTCCCAAAAGCAATGGGAAGGAACTCGCTTCGCCTATTGTTTGGTTCATTTTATGCGTTGTTTTTAAAATGGATTAAAAAAACGTTAATCATAAATCAACAGACGCCTGTCTATTTGAATGTTTATGCTAAAGAAGTAAAACAAAAATTGCACAATGTCGTAGCAAAGAATAAATGGCTGCAAAAGGTTGAGGTGGTGTTATGACTTTAGGACTTACAGCACTTGAATTGGCACGTATTCAGTTTGCGTTTACCGTGTCTTTTCATATTATTTTTCCTGCAATCTCGATTGGTTTAGCGAGCTTTTTGGCTGTTTTAGAATGGCGTTGGCTGAAAACCAAAGACCCTGTTTATCAAGATTTGTTTAAATTTTGGGTCAAAATATTCGCCGTGGCATTTGGTATGGGTGTCGTATCAGGTGTAGTGATGAGTTATCAGTTTGGTACCAACTGGAGTGAATTTTCCCGTGTTGCGGGCTCTGTAACAGGTCCATTACTCACTTATGAAGTGTTGAGTGCCTTTTTCTTAGAGGCGGGTTTTCTCGGCATTATGCTGTTTGGATGGGGGCGTGTTGGACCACGTGCTCACTTTTTTGCAACCACGATGGTCGCAGTAGGTACCTGTATTTCCATGTTTTGGATTTTATCGTCCAACAGTTGGATGCAGACACCGCAAGGCTTTAGTATTGAAAATGGCATTATTGTTCCAACGGATTGGTTTGCAATTGTATTCAACCCATCATTTCCATACCGTTTAGCACACATGGCTGCGGCTGCATTCTTGGTATCTGCCTTATTGGTCGCTTCAACTGCGGCATGGCATTTACTCAAAGGTCGCCGTGATGCTTTGGTGAAAAAATCTTTTTCTATGGCAATGTGGATGATTTTAATCCTTGCTCCATTACAAGTGGTGATTGGCGATAACCACGGTTTAAATACCTTGAAACATCAACCTGCAAAATTGGCTGCGATTGAAGGGCATTGGGAAACCAATAAAGGCGAGGGCATGCCGTTATATTTATTCGGTATTCCTGATATGGAAGCGGAAGAAACCAAATATGCGATTGGTATTCCTAATCTTGGAAGCCTGATCATGACACATACGATGGATGGTGAAGTCAAAGGCTTAAAAGAATTTGCCAAAGAAGATCGTCCAAATTCATTGGTGGTGTTCTGGAGTTTCCGCATCATGGTCGGGCTTGGCATGTTGATGATTGCATTGGCATTCTTTGCTTTGATTTTGCGTAAAGGTAACAAGCTGTATGAAAATAAATGGTTGCATCGTTTTGCTTTTGTGATGGGTCCATCAGGATTTATTGCACTACTTGCAGGTTGGTTTACCACTGAAGTTGGTCGTCAACCATGGGTGGTTTATGGGGTAATGCGCACCAAAGATGCATTATCGCCTGTATCGGCAGAGCAAGTGGGACTAACGCTGATCATTTTTGTGGTGGTGTATTGCGTGGTATTTGGCATCGGGATTTATTACATGTTGAAACTAATGCATAAAGGTCCGCAATTTATTCATGCAACGCCTGAAGGCGCAATTCATAGCGAAGAAGCGGTGATTCTTGCCTCAAAACGTCCATTGACCAGTGTAGAAGAAAGCGTTGACTCAGATTTGAATGCTGGCAATAGCAATGAACAGGAGCGTAAATAATGATTGATTTATCTCTGATTTGGATTGTGATTATTGCCATTGGCGTGTTTATCTATGTGGTGTTGGATGGTTTTGATCTAGGTATCGGGATTTTATTCCCATTCTTCAAAGACCAACATGAACGCGATGTGATGATGAATACTGTTGCGCCTGTATGGGATGGCAATGAAACGTGGATGGTGCTCGGTGGTGCAGCCTTATATGCGGCATTTCCATTGGTCTATGCAACGGTATTGTCTGCGCTGTATATGCCCATCATTTTGATGGTGATTGCTTTGATTTTCCGTGGTGTGGCATTTGAATTTCGTTTTAAAGCCAATCGAACTAAGCATTTCTGGGACAAGTCATTTATTGGTGGTTCAGTCTTGGCAAGTTTTTTTCAAGGTATGATTTTAGGAGCTTATATTCAAGGTATTAAAGTCGAAAATCAGATGTATGCGGGTGGTGGTTTAGATTGGTTAACACCATTTACCATCTTTACTGGCATTGGCGTGGTGGTGCTTTATGCTGCATTGGGTTGTGCATGGTTAATTTTTAAAACAGATCATGATTTGCAAGATCGTATGTATAAACTTATGCCAAAGATGATCATCGCATTATTTATCATTTTTGGTGCAGTCAGTATATATACACCAATGGCACATCCTGAAATTGCTGCGCGTTGGTTTAGTCAGCCACAATTGATGTATTTCAGTCCTGTCCCGATTTTAGTGATCATTTTTACATGGCTGGTATTACGTGCATGTAAACAACGTGCTGAATTAAGCCCGTTTATTTATACCTTGGCATTGGTATTCTTAGCCTATACAGGCTTTATGATCAGTCTATGGCCATACATTATTCCGCCGTCAATTACCATTTGGGAAGCAGCAGCACCGCAAAGTAGCCAATTATTCGCCTTGATTGGTGCATTAATCTTGATTCCAATCATCTTGATTTATACAGGACTGTCGTATTGGGTATTCCGTGACAAAGTTCGTGTCGGTGATGAAGGTTATCATTAATCAGATGTTGTTATTTTAAATTGGGTGAATGTCTGATTGACTAAAAACAAAGACATTCACCTTAAATAAACGCAAAGGAGATGAAAATTGAAATTATCTCAGACTCAATGGTTTATTGTGCTTTGGATCGGTGGTTTTCTGACTTTATTAATCATTGCAGGATTTTTTAGAATGCTGATTCAGTTGGCATATTAAAAATGAAAGGGCAGACATATGGCATGTTTGCTCTTTTATTTTAAGACAAATAGCCTAAGCTATTTTTAAAAATCAAAACATTAGATCGACTAAAGAGCAATAATCATGTCCTTCTTTTTATTTTTATTTTTAACGCCGTATGATCATTGATGTTTCATGGATAAAAAATTGATTATTTTCATCTTTTTCTCTTTTGTGCTGCGATATTTTTGATTTTAATCAAGGGTCGAAAAAGGAGATATGTAGAACATCATCGTATGTGAACCACCAGTCACGCTGTCTAAAGAGCAGGTATCTCTGCATGAGTACCGCTATTATGGATATAAGCTTCCATTAAAACATCAATTTTATAGAGACAAACAATCTGTATCGACTTCAACTCAACATATAAGTTGTCATCAAGTATGATGACTGACTACATGCTTGATGGCATTTAAATCCTCAAAATTTGGCGAGTCATTCTTTAAAGTTAAATGATATAAAAATAAGCAGATTTATCAAACTGAAAAAATTTTCTTTTAAAATAGCCTAAGCAAAAATAGAACTTAATTCATTTCTCAAAAATTGATGCCTCAAATTTAAATCTAAATCCCTCAACCAAAACATACCAATATTCACAGAAGGTAAATCCAATGGATGTTTAAAAATTTGAATATTTTCTGAAATTGATAAATGCTGTAAAACTTGTTCTGGAATAGTAAGCACAGCATGAGAATCACTAGCTAAAATTTGTAAAGCTGTAGAATAGTGCTGACAACGCAATAAGATCTGCCGTGAGAAATTATGCTGTTGAATAAAAAAATCTTCTAATAAAATTCCTGTCCGTCTCGATGAAACACCAATATGCTTTGCCGAAAAATATTGTGCCTTACCCATCGTTTTTTGCTGTGTACAAACCACAAATTGATCCTGAATCAAATTTTTAAAGGCAATATGTGTCCCATAGTTTTGTTGTAGATCAATTGCAAAATCAATTTGCTGCGTAGCAAGTTCTGTTTGGATATTTTTACGATCGAGTTTGCTACTCAAAAATTGAATATCCAAATTTAAATTTTGGAAATGTTGAAAAAGTTTGGGAAAAATTAATGGTTCAATTTCATCATGGATGGCTATTTTTAAAGTTTTTACC
The DNA window shown above is from Acinetobacter piscicola and carries:
- the cydB gene encoding cytochrome d ubiquinol oxidase subunit II; amino-acid sequence: MIDLSLIWIVIIAIGVFIYVVLDGFDLGIGILFPFFKDQHERDVMMNTVAPVWDGNETWMVLGGAALYAAFPLVYATVLSALYMPIILMVIALIFRGVAFEFRFKANRTKHFWDKSFIGGSVLASFFQGMILGAYIQGIKVENQMYAGGGLDWLTPFTIFTGIGVVVLYAALGCAWLIFKTDHDLQDRMYKLMPKMIIALFIIFGAVSIYTPMAHPEIAARWFSQPQLMYFSPVPILVIIFTWLVLRACKQRAELSPFIYTLALVFLAYTGFMISLWPYIIPPSITIWEAAAPQSSQLFALIGALILIPIILIYTGLSYWVFRDKVRVGDEGYH
- a CDS encoding LexA family protein, whose translation is MTNLSNLSTTSEVKNAQTSTEETEIVHVPKSQVNEVKQYLTNKAQKQKVREVASIAIFECKSTASIPLAQSKIAAGLPSPVQDYTEQSIDFNEYLIRNPNTTFVVKVASLSMLGAGIDVDDDLIVDRSIEAKNRNIVVALVDNDFTVKRLMIEGDRRWLQAENPEFPDIHFQDGQEMVIWGVVTRVIKNLK
- a CDS encoding winged helix-turn-helix transcriptional regulator, whose product is MKWDEIGEQPCPIARTLSVIGDRWTFLIIRNAFMGMRRFDDFQQNLGLTRHILSARLKRLVEHQVLVKTPYKDRQQRFEYCLTEKGRALYPVLLTMADWSNQWMDIAHEPIVHFVHRPCQHVLKPVLVCSDCGVLLDAQQIKPVFNLDFMQKMIKKQA
- a CDS encoding DsrH/TusB family sulfur metabolism protein; the encoded protein is MSQHTLFLIQSEFGKTSACLEQWASMSNANDAVVLMGDAILFVQDARIQQHTTVYVLETDLDLLATPLSQNVQTLTYATFADLVLDFKRCISLK
- a CDS encoding DUF2946 family protein, whose translation is MLRRSGLLLACATVLLQLAVFLQPLLPEQYQIAPVCEHITHSLLHPDQATSNIHQSSFIHHFLHLDQFDAEQQAENHQKQPHSSHHHDSNHQCQYCVVYGNLVLPPELGVKEILDRIQIRLIAYSKNHQHVYFALQRLYLLPQGRAPPTLFT
- a CDS encoding cytochrome ubiquinol oxidase subunit I, which gives rise to MTLGLTALELARIQFAFTVSFHIIFPAISIGLASFLAVLEWRWLKTKDPVYQDLFKFWVKIFAVAFGMGVVSGVVMSYQFGTNWSEFSRVAGSVTGPLLTYEVLSAFFLEAGFLGIMLFGWGRVGPRAHFFATTMVAVGTCISMFWILSSNSWMQTPQGFSIENGIIVPTDWFAIVFNPSFPYRLAHMAAAAFLVSALLVASTAAWHLLKGRRDALVKKSFSMAMWMILILAPLQVVIGDNHGLNTLKHQPAKLAAIEGHWETNKGEGMPLYLFGIPDMEAEETKYAIGIPNLGSLIMTHTMDGEVKGLKEFAKEDRPNSLVVFWSFRIMVGLGMLMIALAFFALILRKGNKLYENKWLHRFAFVMGPSGFIALLAGWFTTEVGRQPWVVYGVMRTKDALSPVSAEQVGLTLIIFVVVYCVVFGIGIYYMLKLMHKGPQFIHATPEGAIHSEEAVILASKRPLTSVEESVDSDLNAGNSNEQERK
- a CDS encoding nitroreductase family protein, which produces MSNHFLDLIKNGRTIYAIGRRVEQTPEQLTALIQNAIKQSPSSFNSQSSRAVILFNAEHEKFWEFVKEKLQAYSKDEASAAKTNARIDSFKAGFGTVLFFEDLDVVKSLQAQFPSYADNFPIWAEHSTAIAQFATWTALNTEGLGASLQHYNPIVDEQVHAEWDIPASWKLRAQFVFGSIEAPATEKTYIEDQVRFKVFK
- the tusD gene encoding sulfurtransferase complex subunit TusD, with translation MSTLLLITSAPTSIHAWHALGLAQALHAKKQEFRVFFYQDGVSVANQLQWFPDDQRNVCSEWQKLAIRLPVCVSAALARGITDLENAKRHQISTHNLAEGFELVGLGELADAVESCDRLLQF
- the fumC gene encoding class II fumarate hydratase, translated to MQTRIEHDTMGDVEVPSEALWGAQTQRSIQNFKIGHEHLPRPMIQAMGLVKKAAAMTNAELKQIPAELANYIVDAANEVISGQWDSQFPLVVWQTGSGTQSNMNCNEVIANIANQKLGNPLGSQKPVHPNDHVNRAQSTNDSFPTAIHVAAALHINELLIPAVKRLRDTLNLKSQEFQDIVKIGRTHLQDATPLTLGQEFSGYVQQLDNGIKRLEQALVWLYELPLGGTAVGTGLNAHPDYAEKAAAQLALLTGLPFVTNPNKFEALAGRDAAVFASGALKTLAASLNKIANDIRWLASGPRCGLGEIHIPENEPGSSIMPGKVNPTQCEAMTMVVAQVMGNDTTINFAGASGNFELNVYMPVIAFNLIQSIQLLGDACNSFDEHCAIGIEPNREKIDYFLHNSLMLVTALNPVIGYENAAKVAKTAYKQGKTLKEVAVELGLVTAEQFDDVVQPEKMVHPNAK
- a CDS encoding TusE/DsrC/DsvC family sulfur relay protein, which gives rise to MNLELDQDGHLVDYTIWNEDVAQQLAQSLNLELTAWHFEVLQAVRQFYHQFGHSPATRPLIKFLMKSVSADINNALLQDKFQTGLVARHLSRLAGIPKPANCL
- a CDS encoding DUF2474 domain-containing protein; its protein translation is MKLSQTQWFIVLWIGGFLTLLIIAGFFRMLIQLAY